Proteins co-encoded in one Anabas testudineus chromosome 8, fAnaTes1.2, whole genome shotgun sequence genomic window:
- the cd2bp2 gene encoding CD2 antigen cytoplasmic tail-binding protein 2, which produces MPKRKVTFEDGIGEFDLEDDLPNKKSCDVVSGPGSRFKGKHSLDSDEEDEGEDTNSSKYDILASDDVEGQEGATIDYDEGVSITPFNLEEEMQEGHFDSEGNYFIKKEQQIRDNWLDNIDWVRIKEQPFKQKKKGLGAKRTRRAGDEDEAEEEKKREEQQAENEEEEEEEETKPAEDPLASFTQQQLTEAVVELLLPGETVAAALRRLGGLGGRKKGKQREESKPTEETKRDAEKLDRLTALADRLVGSGMFEIYQQTYEKLAYMMKRSAMRQKPTGGDDDNEEDELDMFGDKFDERHGGKSEDKEEETKIVTDEVMWEYKWDTDDNSEIYGPFSSQQMQDWVDEGYFSKGVYCRRVNQEGSQFYNSKRLDFELYT; this is translated from the exons ATGCCGAAAAGGAAAGTTACATTTGAGGACGGGATCGGGGAGTTTGACCTGGAAGACGACTTGCCAAATAAAAAG AGTTGTGACGTTGTCAGTGGACCAGGGTCCAGGTTCAAGGGTAAACATTCCCTTGATagtgatgaagaggatgaaggggaggacacaaacagcagcaaatatgATATTCTGGCCAGCGATGATGTGGAAG GCCAAGAAGGAGCAACAATCGACTATGATGAAGGTGTTTCTATAACACCTTTTAACCTAGAAGAGGAGATGCAGGAAGGACACTTTGATTCAGAGGGAAACTATTTCATCAAAAAGGAACAGCAGATTAGAGACAACTGGCTCGACAACATTGACTGG GTGAGAATAAAAGAACAACCTttcaaacaaaagaagaaaggtCTTGGAGCTAAACGGACACGCAGAGCCGGTGATGAGGATGAggctgaggaagaaaaaaagagagaagagcagcaggcagaaaatgaagaagaagaagaggaggaggagacaaagcCTGCTGAGGATCCCCTTGCATccttcacacagcagcagctcactgaAGCTGTAGTCGAGCTGTTGCTGCCTGGGGAGACGGTTGCTGCAGCACTGCGTCGTTTAGGAGGCCTTGGAGGACGAAAGAAAGGGAAGCAGAGGGAAGAAAGTAAACCCACAGAGGAGACTAAAAGGGATGCAGAAAAGCTTGATAGACTCACAGCACTCGCTGACAGACTGGTTGGCTCTGGAATGTTTGAAATCTATCAACAAACCTATGAAAAACTGGCTTATATGATGAAGAGATCAGCTATGAGGCAGAAACCTACTGGTGGGGATGATGATAATGAAGAGGATGAACTTGACATGTTTGGGGATAAATTTGATGAGAGGCATGGTGGCAAATCagaggacaaagaggaggaaaccaAAATAG TGACTGATGAAGTGATGTGGGAGTACAAATGGGACACTGATGATAATTCAGAAATCTACGGCCCCTTCTCCAGTCAGCAGATGCAG GACTGGGTGGATGAAGGCTATTTCAGCAAAGGTGTTTATTGCAGGAGGGTGAACCAGGAAGGATCTCAGTTCTACAACTCCAAGAGACTAGACTTTGAGCTCTATACGTGA
- the zgc:153733 gene encoding PH_Ses domain-containing protein — protein sequence MKLHEKILSHYLSCTSPVDKEGYLFKRKKRNATYQRRWFVLKANLLFYQERPGDRHLLGVIVLEGCAVRRFESDGQFAFTLAFEGPGFKTYRFAAVDRQTQESWVKALVSASHCYMSLLVRDLGRQYEEAKRQRGAGDSHHSSSVSALSPPVSSLFLSVQQPAAVVREGRSFSASTVLQAPSIPARMAAKKSPKLWHRRNAHVTPLNGPAPLYGEWPLVGFDPLEEFSKLHDYYGQEVKKAREEWLRSRQAKEEHSDEDLIDLG from the exons ATGAAGCTCCATGAGAAGATTTTGTCTCATTACCTGTCATGCACCTCTCCAGTAGATAAAGAGGGATACCTGTTCAAAAGG AAAAAGCGGAATGCTACCTACCAGCGGCGGTGGTTTGTCCTGAAAGCGAACCTGCTTTTCTACCAGGAGCGCCCAGGTGACCGACACCTGCTGGGCGTCATTGTGCTGGAAGGATGTGCAGTGAGACGCTTCGAGTCTGATGGACAGTTTGCATTCACCCTGGCATTTGAAGGGCCTGGATTCAAAACCTACAGATTTGCAGCCGTGGATCGTCAGACTCAAGAGAGCTGGGTGAAAGCTTTGGTCTCAGCCAGCCACTGTTATATGTCCCTGCTGGTGAGAGACCTGGGGAGACAGTATGAAG AAGCCAAACGGCAGCGTGGCGCTGGTGATTCCCATCACAGTTCCTCTGTCAGTGCCCTCAGTCCACCTGTGAGcagcctcttcctctctgtgcagcagccagcagcagtggTCAGGGAGGGGAGAAGCTTCAGCGCCAGCACTGTCTTACAAGCACCCTCCATACCCGCCAGAATGGCAGCTAAAAAGTCCCCTAAACTGTGGCACAGGAGAAACGCTCACGTCACACCGCTCAACGGACCAGCCCCTTTGTACGGCGAGTGGCCCTTGGTGGGTTTTGATCCACTTGAGGAGTTCAGCAAACTTCACGATTATTATGGCCAGGAAGTAAAGAAAGCAAGAGAAGAGTGGCTGAGGAGCCGACAAGCAAAGGAGGAGCACAGTGATGAAGATCTCATCGACCTGGGGTGA